From the genome of Tenericutes bacterium MZ-XQ:
GAAGAGCATTTTTATCAATCAAGTATAGATTAGACTTAAAAGATATACTAAAACATAGACACATCGAAATTGATAATTACGGATTTAATAACGATAAAGGGCATGATTTAAATGTGTCAGAAGTCAATAACTATCAATCAAATCTACAATTGTTTTATTCGGATATGATTGATTTAGTTGGCAAGTATTCAATTTACTTGTGTGTAAAAACAACACATTATCTTGAAGAATTAAAATCGTTTTTGATTCAAAAAAACATACCTTTTGAAAGACAAATCGGTTCTGAAAGACTTGTATACGTGATTGATGTTTCAAGTCATGGATCATTCATATCACACAATGAAAAGATTATGGTAATCGATGAATCAGAACTTTTTAACTATAAAGTTAGAAAAGCAATTAGATATAGAAGTGTGCTTACACAATCCACAAAAATTAGACATGTCGATGATCTTACTGTTGGTGATTATGTAGTCCATTACGATTACGGAATCGGACAATATGTTGGATTAAAAACCATGGAACTGAGCTCAGAAAAAAGAGACTATCTGCATATTGTATATGCAAATGAAGAAGCATTATATGTACCTATGGATCAAATTGATATGGTCTTAAAGTATAGTAGCTATGAGGGACATAAACCGAAATTATCTAAATTAGGTGGAAAAACTTGGAGTAAGACTAAAGCAAGTGTTAGAATGCGTATTAAAGATTTAAGTGATCGTCTAATTAAGTTATATGCAACAAGAGATCATGCAGTTGGACATCAGTTTTCAAAAGATAATGAAATGATGGAATCATTCGAAAGAGATTTTAAATACGAAACAACAAAAGACCAACATAAAGCCATTATCGAGACAAAGCATGATATGGAACAACCTCGTCCAATGGATCGTTTGATCTGTGGAGATGTCGGTTTTGGTAAGACTGAAGTTGCACTACGCGCAGCATTTAAAGCAGTCTTAAATCAGAAGCAAGTTTTATATTTAGTACCTACAACTGTATTAGCTAGACAACATTACTATACGTTTAAAGAGAGATTTGATAAATATGGTGCGAATGTCGCATTATTAAGCCGTTTTGTCACTCAAAAACAACAATCACAAATTATTGATAAATTAGCGAAGGGATATGTCGATGTTGTGATAGGAACACACCGATTATTATCCGGAGATGTGAAATATAAAGATCTTGGTTTACTGATTATAGATGAGGAACAAAGATTCGGAGTTGAGCATAAAGAAAAGATTAGAGAGATCAAAAACAATGTTGATACACTAACACTTTCAGCAACTCCAATTCCTAGAACTTTACAAATGTCACTCATGGGACTAAAAGATCTATCCATGATAGAAACCCCACCATTAAACCGTTATCCGGTTCAGACATATGTCGTTGAAAGACAAGATGCGCTCATCAAAGAAGCAATCACAAGAGAGATCGCTAGAGGTGGACAAGTCTTTTATTTATTCAATCAAGTCAAAGGAATAGAGGGTATGGTCAAGAGATTACAAAAACTCATTCCTAGTGCGAAAATTAATTATGCTCATGGTAAAATGAGTAGAGAAGGATTAGAAAGTGTCATATCGGATTTCATCGATCACCAGTTTGATATACTCGTATCCACTACAATTATCGAAACAGGTGTTGATATTCCTAATACAAACACTTTGATTATCCATGATGCAGATAAATTAGGGTTGTCTCAACTTTATCAAATTAGAGGAAGAGTCGGTCGTTCTGATAGAATCGCTTATGCATATCTCTTATACGAACCACACAAAAATATTAACGATGAAGCTCAAAAAAGATTATCTGCAATCGAAGACTTTACCGAACTTGGAAGTGGTTATAAAATTGCACTCAGAGATTTATCCATTAGAGGTGCTGGGGATATTTTAGGAGCAGAACAATCTGGGTTTATTGACAGTGTTGGTATTGAACTTTATATGAAGCTATTGGAAGAAGCTGTGACAGGTGAATCATTAGATAAACCTAAATCTACTCAAATTGATGAAGTTTATGCGCCGAGACATG
Proteins encoded in this window:
- a CDS encoding transcription-repair coupling factor; the encoded protein is MIDLLKLDDELLKELNKKNKTVYLKSSTDVYNCYLISKRYQEEKETIFVVTANLYEAQKYYDTLSNINDPDDVLFYPADETLTSMMALGSPEFKSERLYTLKQLMTDDSFIVVTTMQGMSQRQLKPQDYENSVKHIYKDHTYDLKDLTQFLVYSGYQHSFTVEKPGEFSLRGNILDVFPLNTEHPYRLDFFDDLLEQIKIFKVEDQRSFAETKHIEIAPIHELFFTDQMKDNAIKKITKHFEKFDLSEREQEKLNLDIEHIDLRQKLDGLSLYIPFFNETETTIIDFSKTHEIYMIDVHKMEVNQEHIKDDLDTYAITMNGRAFLSIKYRLDLKDILKHRHIEIDNYGFNNDKGHDLNVSEVNNYQSNLQLFYSDMIDLVGKYSIYLCVKTTHYLEELKSFLIQKNIPFERQIGSERLVYVIDVSSHGSFISHNEKIMVIDESELFNYKVRKAIRYRSVLTQSTKIRHVDDLTVGDYVVHYDYGIGQYVGLKTMELSSEKRDYLHIVYANEEALYVPMDQIDMVLKYSSYEGHKPKLSKLGGKTWSKTKASVRMRIKDLSDRLIKLYATRDHAVGHQFSKDNEMMESFERDFKYETTKDQHKAIIETKHDMEQPRPMDRLICGDVGFGKTEVALRAAFKAVLNQKQVLYLVPTTVLARQHYYTFKERFDKYGANVALLSRFVTQKQQSQIIDKLAKGYVDVVIGTHRLLSGDVKYKDLGLLIIDEEQRFGVEHKEKIREIKNNVDTLTLSATPIPRTLQMSLMGLKDLSMIETPPLNRYPVQTYVVERQDALIKEAITREIARGGQVFYLFNQVKGIEGMVKRLQKLIPSAKINYAHGKMSREGLESVISDFIDHQFDILVSTTIIETGVDIPNTNTLIIHDADKLGLSQLYQIRGRVGRSDRIAYAYLLYEPHKNINDEAQKRLSAIEDFTELGSGYKIALRDLSIRGAGDILGAEQSGFIDSVGIELYMKLLEEAVTGESLDKPKSTQIDEVYAPRHVDPEYISQDSARIEIHKRISELNSIEDVEDLKLELTDRFGDLDADLLLYMYEKLYKKLSSKIGAHKTIVDLYQTTLVLTMEASQKIDGKKLFEKAENFKQAKVRLSYLKGHVHIQLITKNLKQHWLYVFDQFLESYIYQ